The Terrirubrum flagellatum nucleotide sequence ATGCGAAGACGCATTTCTCCTGCCCGCTCGGCATTCGCGTGCGCCGCGCCGATCTGATCGGCGACAAGATCTTCGTTGAAGGCAACGCGGCCGCCGCGCTCGGCGCCGTCTATGGCGGCGCGACGGTGTGCGCCTGGTATCCCATTACGCCTTCGACCTCGCTCGCCGAAGCCTACGAGCGCTATTGCGGGCGGCTGCGCGTCGATCCCGCCACCGGCGAAAAGAAATACGGCATTGTGCAGGCGGAAGACGAGATCGCCGCCATCGGCATGGTGGTCGGCGCCGGCTGGAACGGGGCGCGCGCCTTCACCGCGACCTCGGGGCCGGGCATTTCGTTGATGCAGGAGTTCCTCGGCCTCGCCTATTTCGCGGAAATCCCGGCCGTGATCTTCGACGTGCAACGCGGCGGCCCCTCGACCGGCATGCCGACGCGCACGCAGCAGTCCGACGTTCTGCTTTGCGCCTACGCCTCGCATGGCGACACCAAGCATGTGCTGCTGTTTCCGCGCGGACCCCATGAGGCGTTCGAGTTCGGCGCGCTTGCGTTCGATCTCGCCGACCGATTGCAGACTCCGATTTTCGTCATGCTCGATCTCGACACCGGCATGAACCAGCATCTCTGCGCGCCATTCGAGTGGGACGACAAGCGCCATCTCGACCGCGGCAAGGTGATGACGGCGGAAGAGCTCGAGGCCGGCAAGGAGTTCGGCCGCTATCTCGATGTCGACGGCGACGGCATTCCCTATCGCACCTATCCCGGCGCGCATCCGAGCAAGGGATCGTTCTTCACGCGCGGCACCTCGCGCGACCGCTACGCCCGCTACACCGAGGAAGGCGGCCCCTATCAAGACAATATGGAGCGGCTGCTCAGGAAGTTCGACACGGCGAAGCGCCATGTTCCCGCGCCCGTTTTGCAGCCGGCGGCGAAGCCGACGCGCGTCGGCGTGATCCATTACGGCTCGACGAGCTTCGCCATGGATGAAGCGATGCTGCTGCTTACCGAGCGCGGCGTGCATGTGGACGCGCTGCGCGTGCGCGGCTTCCCCTTCAGCCATGAGGTGACGGATTTCATCGCCGCCCATGAGCAGGTGTTCGTGGTCGAGCAGAATCGCGATGCGCAGTTGCGCACGCTGCTGATGGTGGAGTGCGGCGTCGACCCGGCGCAGCTCACGCCCGTGCTGCATTATGACGGCACGCCGATCACGGCGCGCTTCATCGCGACATCGATCGCATCAAAGACAATCGGCGCGCCGACGCCCGAAGCCAGAAAGGTTCTGTCGTGACCTATCTCGCGAAGCCGAAATTCCACCATCCCGCGATCGAGATCAACGATCTCGGCTTCACCCATCGCGACTATGAAGGCGCGATCTCGACGCTCTGCGCCGGCTGCGGCCATGACTCCATCTCATCGGCGATCATGCGCGCCTGCTTCGAGCTCAGCCTGCCGCCGCATCGCATCGCCAAGCTCTCCGGCATCGGCTGCTCCTCGAAAACGCCGACCTATTTTCTCGGCCAGTCGCACGGCTTCAACTCCGTGCATGGCCGCATGCCGTCGGTGCTGACGGGCGCCAATCTCGCCAATCGCGACCTCATCTATCTCGGCGTCTCCGGCGATGGCGATTCCGCCTCGATCGGGTTCGGCCAGTTCGCTCATGCGATCCGGCGCGCGGTCAACATGACCTATATCGTCGAGAACAACGGCGTGTACGGCCTGACCAAGGGCCAGTTCTCGGCGACGTCGGACAAGGGATCGAAGAGCAAGAAAGGCGTCGCGAACGCGGACTCCCCGATCGACATGGTCGCGATCGCGCTGCAGCTCGGCGCGACTTTCGTGGCGCGCAGCTTCTCCGGCGACAAGGGCCAGCTCGTGCCGCTGATCAAGGCGGCGCTGGAGCACAAGGGCGCAGCCTTCATCGACTGCATCTCACCCTGCATCGCCTTCAACAATCATGAGGGATCGACGAAAAGCTTCGATTATGTGCGCGCTCACAATGCGGCGCTGAACTCGCTCGACTTCCTGTCAGGCCGCGCGCCGATCACGGCCGACTACGCCGAAGGCGCGATGCAGGACGTGACGCTGCATGACGGCTCCGCGATCCGGCTGCGCAAGCTCGCCGGCGATTACGACATCCATGACCGTTCAGCCGCGCTGACGCATCTTCACCGGTTGGCGGATGAAGGCGAGATCGGCACGGGGCTGATCTATCTCGACGAAGCCCCGAGCGACATGCACGCCCGGCTGGGGACCGCGACGAAGCCGCTCAATGCGCTTGGCGATCGCGATCTCGTTCCCGGCGCAGCGGCGCTGGCGAAAATCAATGCGAGCCTGCGCTAGAGCGTGGTGAGATTAGCTTTGAATATTTCCGCCGTCATTCCGGGGCGCGCCGAAGGCGCGAGCCCGGAACCCAGGCAATTGTGCAGCGGCTCAATGGGTCCCGGGCCCGCGCGTGCCGCGCGTCCCGGGATGACGGTGGAAGGATTCGAGCCAAATTCATCATGCTTTAGGTGACACGGGCTCGCGCTACTCTCAGAATTCTTCCCACTCATCCTTGACCGCAAGCGCGCCTTGCGTGCGTGGAGTGGGGCGAACTGCGGCGCGTGCGGGAGGCGCTGCTCGCGCTGGCGCGACGCGTTGTGGTGACGGAGCCGGCTTCCTGACGTCATCGATGCGGAAGTAGCTGACATGGCCGTCCATGGCGCGGGCCTGGCTCTCCAGCGTCTTGGCCGTCGCCGCATTCTCCTCAACCAGCGCCGAATTCTGCTGCGTCGCCTCGTCCATCTGCTGCAGCGCCTTGTTGACTTCGGCGATGCCGATCGACTGCTCGGCGCTGGCCGACGCGATGTCCGCCACGATCGACGTCACGCCCTTGATCGATTCCATGATCTCCGACAACGCCGCGCCGGCGCGGTTGACGAGATTGACGCCATCCTTCACCTGGCCGCCGCTCGAAACGATCAATTCCTTGATGTCCTTCGCCGCCTGCGACGAACGCTGGGCCA carries:
- a CDS encoding 2-oxoacid:acceptor oxidoreductase subunit alpha; amino-acid sequence: MPIESVNDFVIRFANVNGSGSASANLLFARSVMRMGVPIAPRNIFPSNIQGLPTWYEVRITEAGHLGARGGVDMMVAMNPQTWDKDVASIESGGYLFYDSSRPIPASKLREDITVIGMPLTDICNREYSDPRQRQLFKNIIYVGALAALLDIDPEEVEKLIGDQFKGKEKLIAPNFKALRMGYDYAKTHFSCPLGIRVRRADLIGDKIFVEGNAAAALGAVYGGATVCAWYPITPSTSLAEAYERYCGRLRVDPATGEKKYGIVQAEDEIAAIGMVVGAGWNGARAFTATSGPGISLMQEFLGLAYFAEIPAVIFDVQRGGPSTGMPTRTQQSDVLLCAYASHGDTKHVLLFPRGPHEAFEFGALAFDLADRLQTPIFVMLDLDTGMNQHLCAPFEWDDKRHLDRGKVMTAEELEAGKEFGRYLDVDGDGIPYRTYPGAHPSKGSFFTRGTSRDRYARYTEEGGPYQDNMERLLRKFDTAKRHVPAPVLQPAAKPTRVGVIHYGSTSFAMDEAMLLLTERGVHVDALRVRGFPFSHEVTDFIAAHEQVFVVEQNRDAQLRTLLMVECGVDPAQLTPVLHYDGTPITARFIATSIASKTIGAPTPEARKVLS
- a CDS encoding 2-oxoacid:ferredoxin oxidoreductase subunit beta, whose protein sequence is MTYLAKPKFHHPAIEINDLGFTHRDYEGAISTLCAGCGHDSISSAIMRACFELSLPPHRIAKLSGIGCSSKTPTYFLGQSHGFNSVHGRMPSVLTGANLANRDLIYLGVSGDGDSASIGFGQFAHAIRRAVNMTYIVENNGVYGLTKGQFSATSDKGSKSKKGVANADSPIDMVAIALQLGATFVARSFSGDKGQLVPLIKAALEHKGAAFIDCISPCIAFNNHEGSTKSFDYVRAHNAALNSLDFLSGRAPITADYAEGAMQDVTLHDGSAIRLRKLAGDYDIHDRSAALTHLHRLADEGEIGTGLIYLDEAPSDMHARLGTATKPLNALGDRDLVPGAAALAKINASLR